The genome window CAGGGCTGGAAGAACGTCTCGGGTTGGGCCAGAACGGCCAGGCCGATCAGAATCAGCGGCAGAGCTCCAAGCCAGCGCGAGGGCAGCTTGAGGAACTTGTCCCACCTCGGGGTGGCTTTGCCGAGGAGCTTTTGCAGCAACACCCAGCCGTAGAGCGGAACCAGCAGCAGCACCAGGTTGAGCAGCAAGGCGACGAGCAGTCCGCCGTTCGAGACCGCGCCCAGTCGGGAATAATTGACCCAGGAATTGCTGCTGGCGCCGATCTTGGTCAGGGCGGAAAAAGCCTGGATGATCTGGGCCAGGCCGATCAGCCCCAGGGCCAGGAAGGCGAAGGCGACGAACATGCGCACCGTATTTTTCAGGCCGACGAAAACGGCGTCCATGATCTGCGGCTGCGCCGCCAGCAGGTACAGCGCCAGGCCCAAAAACAGGAAGAGCATGAAGAGCGGGTTGACGAGGATAGTGAAGGAAAAATAATCCAGGCGTCCGCCCGGGGCGAATACCAGGTCCAGCTGCTGGAAGAGCCAGTGCACGAACAGCAGCAACGCCGGGATGAACGGCAGCCATTTGTTTTTTTCGGCCGTGATGGCCCGGTTTTTCAACAGCGGCGCCAGCATAAAATAGCCACCGAGCAGGGTGGCCACATAGGCCAGGAAATAGGATATCGTGCTGACCCGGAACGGTTCGCTGAATTCACGGAAGAAATTCACCCACAAGCCGATGAACGCGACCAGCCAGACAGCCAGGTAGAGTTTCACGTAATCGGCGCGTTTGTTCAAATAAACACTCATTTGTCCCTCCTATTTAACTCCCGTTAATTATAGATAAAACGGTTTTTTTTGTCAAAAGATAACGAGAACAACTGACCTAATTGGGAAATTTAAAAACTCATCCCCTACCCCCCTTCGGTGGCAGACAACACCGATCATCCGCCTATCCTGGTTGCTCTCACTATGATTTTAACCTGTTCTCAAAGTGGTTAAAATCATTTAGTGAGACAATACCAACACTAGATAGGTTTTGTAACCCTTTGGGTTCCAAAAAACCTATAGTGTTGGTACGGATTTGATCGGTTTGTGCTGCCCTTCTCTTCAAAAGAGAAGGGGACTTAACAAACATTCAATTAGCACTAATTGATCTGCGTAGGTTTTGAATTTTTACTTCGTTACTCCCCTCTCTTTCAAAAAGAGAGGGGGGAAGGGGGTGAGTAATTTTATGCGTGGCCGTCGAGCTGGGGAAACCTCCGGCACAGCCAGCGGTCGCCCAGGGTAAAGACGGTGAAGGTGATGGCGTAGGCGCCGATGACGTCGATGGTGTAGTGCAGGTGCGAAAAGAAGACGACCAGCAGGCAAAAAATCTGCAGGAACATGAATACACGCGACTCGCGCTTGCCGAGCCGGCGCGAATACAAATAAAGCAGGAAGGTGGTGGCGACATGGCCGGAAAAAAACATGTCCTTGGTCAGGAATACCCCGGCCGTGTCACGGACCAGGGCTTTGTAGGGATTGACCAGCTGCCACCATGCCGGCCACAAGTCGAACGGCCGCAGGGCGTTGATATCGGGGCGGTTCGTCGGGCCGAGACCGGTCAGGGGGATCATCAGGCCGCGGGTCAGGGAGATGACGCCGTCGATGATGATGAAGCGGGCAAAGAGCCTGCGGTCGCGATAGAGCAGATAGAAGGCCGGGGGGAAATAGCAGGCGATCCAGAAATAATAGTTCCAGCGGGCTACCCAGGACAGGCGCGGCACCACGGCCAGCACCAGGTCGGGAAGGTGCGGCGCCGGCCGCAATTCGTTAAACAGCACCGGGATCAGCATCAGGCTGTGGCACAAATAGCGGAACAGGACGGCGGCCGCCAGGTAGCCGAAAAAAACCCGCCAGGGATATTCCGCCTGCCCCGGCCGCGGAGAAGCGGCGGCACGGGACGGAGAGAAAACGGAAACGTTCGCGGTTTTCACCGCCTATCTTTTGGTGGCGGTCCAGACCCCCTGGGCGCCGTCGGCCAGCATGAAGGTGCCGCTCATGGTCGTCTTGCTGTCGAATTGGCCGACATACTGTTCGGTCATCCAGTCGTCCTGGAACACGACCTCCTTCTTGTTCACGACCGTGTACTGGCCCTGGGTCGTCTTGCCGTTTTCGTTGCGGACATAGACGCCCATCGCCTTGTCGCGCTCGTCCCAGGCGGTGAATGTCCAGACGCTGTCGAAATCGGTATAACCCTCGGTCGTATAGTCGTTATGGAAATCCCAGACCCCGGTGATGTCGTATTTGATCTTGGAAACCAGGTAGACAAGCAGGAAAATGCCGGCGGCCACGGCGGCGATGCCGAGGACGATGGGCAGGACGTTTCTCGAGCTGATCTGGATGCCGGTTTGCAGCTCCTTTTCATAATAATTCGGGGACGTCTCGGAGCTCCCCGCGCTTTCATCGTTCTGGCTGAGCGCTTGCCCGGCCGGCATGGGCTGCGAATGGATCGGCAACAGGAACAGGAAGGTCAGGGTCACACACACGGCGATCATTTTTTTATGGCTTTTGATCATGACTGCAAGCCTCCTCGCTCACGGTCACTTATAGTATTTTTTCCCCCAAAAGTCAATGGCTCCCGTTAAAGAGGTCCTGCCAAGCCGGCCCGATAAATAAAACATGAAAACAGTTGACAAACAACCTAATTAATACTATAATGGTTATGTTAGTGAACGCTAACTAACAGGAGGCGCTCCGTGGAACGCTTGAACGACCGGCAGAAACAAATCACCGCGGCCGCCCTGGGCATCATCAGCGAACGCGGCCTGGAAGCGCTGACCATGAAGGCCATCGCCCAGAGGGTGGGCTTCAGCGACGCCGCCGTGTACCGCCATTTTCGGGACAAGTCCGGCATGCTGAGCGCCATGGTGGACGGCTTCGCCGCTGATTCCCTCCACGCCCTGGAGCGCATCGGCCGCGGCGGCGGTTCCGGACTGGAAACAATCAGGGGCTTTTTTCTCGACCGCTGCCGGGCTTTTGCCGTTGACCGGGCCCTGGCCATTGTCCTGTTCGCCGAGGATCTTTTCAAGAGCGACCCGGTTCTGGCGGCCAGGATCCACGGCGTCATGCGCGATCATCGCCGCCTGCTGCTGCGAGCGATTCGCCTGGGACAGCGCCAGGGCCTGCTGGCACCCCTCCCCGCCGCGCATCTTTTCACCGTCATCATGGGTTCGCTGCGCCTGCTGGTTTTGCAATGGCTGGTCGGCGGCTGCGGATTAGACCTGCCCCGAGCCGGGGAAAAACTGTGGCGTTCGCTGGCAACGCTGCTGGCCATAAAACCAAGGAGATCGTCATGAAAAGAAAAATCATTCGCA of Candidatus Aminicenantes bacterium contains these proteins:
- a CDS encoding TetR/AcrR family transcriptional regulator; amino-acid sequence: MERLNDRQKQITAAALGIISERGLEALTMKAIAQRVGFSDAAVYRHFRDKSGMLSAMVDGFAADSLHALERIGRGGGSGLETIRGFFLDRCRAFAVDRALAIVLFAEDLFKSDPVLAARIHGVMRDHRRLLLRAIRLGQRQGLLAPLPAAHLFTVIMGSLRLLVLQWLVGGCGLDLPRAGEKLWRSLATLLAIKPRRSS
- a CDS encoding phosphatase PAP2-related protein, producing the protein MKTANVSVFSPSRAAASPRPGQAEYPWRVFFGYLAAAVLFRYLCHSLMLIPVLFNELRPAPHLPDLVLAVVPRLSWVARWNYYFWIACYFPPAFYLLYRDRRLFARFIIIDGVISLTRGLMIPLTGLGPTNRPDINALRPFDLWPAWWQLVNPYKALVRDTAGVFLTKDMFFSGHVATTFLLYLYSRRLGKRESRVFMFLQIFCLLVVFFSHLHYTIDVIGAYAITFTVFTLGDRWLCRRFPQLDGHA